TTCCATCCTCAGGGTGCCATCGTCCACGCGACGCTCCAGTTCAAGCGCGCCGGATACTTTCCGGTGAAGACCTACCGGAAGATGGAGTCCGATCCGCTCGATTCGCTCACGAACGCCATGAGTCAGATTCGCGCAGATGAAGGTGCCGCGATCCAGTTCGTCGTGCGGTCCGCGCGGGCATCGTGGCGATCCGGCGGGGTGAAGATTGCGCGGGAGATGCAGCAAGGAAAGACGCTTGCGGAAGCGAGCGGAAGTGGTTTTTGGAAGTTGTTCCTTGATTTTTTATCAGAATTCTTTGATGTATTGAAGACGAAAAAACAGGATGCCATCGAGCGCCAGCACCAACTCTCGCCCATGGAGCAGGAGATCGTGAAGGGGCTGGAGGAGAAGGCGTCCAAAGCGGGTCTCGATGTGAACCTCCGCGTCATTGCGTCATCGGAGACCCCTGCGCGCGCCGAGCTCATCCTGAACTCCATTACTCAGGCGTTCGCGCAGTACAACGTGTACGAGTACGGCAACATGTTCACGGTGGGCAAGCCGAGGAGCGATGACACGCGCATTCGCCAGTTCGTCTACCGTCAGTTTGACGATCACCGTCGCGTCGTGCTCAACACGGAGGAGATGGCGAGCGTGTGGCACCTGCCGCTCACGACGACGCAAACGCCGAACATCGCCTGGCTCGGTGCGCGCCGAGCACCGCCGCCGGTGACCATGCCGAGCGAGGGGATCGTCCTCGGTGATGCGCTGTACCGCGGGAGGAGCGTCACGGTGCGCATGAAGCCAGAGGATCGTCGCCGCCACATGTACATCATCGGCTCCACGGGCGTCGGGAAGTCCACGCTCATGGAGGAGATGATCAAGCAGGACATCGCGGCGGGACGCGGCGTCGCGTTCATTGACCCGCACGGGACCGCGATTGAGGAGAAGATCCTCCCGTTCATCCCGCGCGAGCGTGCGGACGATGTCATCCTCTTTGATCCATCCGATGTCGAGCGGCCGGTGGGGCTCAACATGCTTGAGGCGGCAACGCCGGAGGCCGTGGACTTTGCTATTCAGGAGATGATCGCGATTTTCTACAAGCTCGTCTCCGACCCAAGCATGATCGGGCCGATGTTCGAGCACTACATGCGCAACGCGATGCTCGCGCTCATGTCGGACCCTCGCAACCAGGGAACGATCGTGGAGATTCCACGCATCCTCACGGACGAGGCGTTCCAGAAGGAGAAGCTCAAAACCGTAACGGATCCCATCGTGCGCGCGTTCTGGGAAAAAGAGCTCCCGCAGACCGCGTCACAGACAAAGGGTGAGATGCTCCCGTACCTCGTGTCCAAGATCGGTCGGTTCATCGAGAACACGATGGTGCGGAACATCATCGGCCAGCAGCACTCCGGGTTCGACTTCCGCGATATCATGGACAACAAGAAGATTCTCCTCATCAATCTCAGCAAGGGGAAGGTCGGTGAGATGAACGCAAAGCTCCTCGGTCTCATCTGTGTGACGAAACTGCAGGTTGCGGCACTCGCGCGCGCGGACATGCCGGAGGCACAGCGCCATGATTTTTACCTCTACATTGACGAGTTCCAGAACTTCGTTACCGACTCCATTGCGACGATCCTCGCGGAGGCGCGGAAGTATCGCCTCGACCTCATCATGGCGCATCAGTACGTCGGGCAGCTCGTCCAGAACAACGACACCTCCGTGCGCGATGCGATTTTTGGCAACGTCGGTACGGTCGTGAGCTTCCGCATCGGCGTGGACGATGCGGAGACAGTTGCAACGCAGCTCGGCCCACCCGTCACCACGCACGATGTCATGAACATTGAGAAGTACAACGCGTACATTCGACTCATGATTGATAACTCCGCGCAGCGCGCGTTCAACTTCAAGACCCGCGGCGGTGCGGGCGGAGACCAAAAGGTCGCCGATGCGATCATGCAGCTCTCGCGTCTGAAGTACGGCCGCGATCGCATGCTCGTGGAGCAGGAGATCATGGAGCGTTCGCGGCTTGGGTGACGTTCCGTGCGGGCAAGAGCATACCCCGCACAGATGTTGTGCGGGGTTCATGGTGTTCACGCGGTGTTCGCTGGGGCGCGTGTCGCGCTCAGGCGGGATGGAGGAGGTGGGTGAGCGTCGCCACGGCGGATTCCTCGATCGTATCGGTCGCGGTGCGGAGCGCCTCGAGGAGCTCGGAGGTCGCGAGGGATCGCGGTGCGCGCATGCGGATCGCGCGTGCGGCTCGGGCGATTGCGCGTTGCGCGAGCGTGGTTGCCGGCGCGATGTTCGGGTCAAGGATGATCTCCGCAGCACCGGTGATGATGTCGAGTGCATCGTCCACGTGCACGTTCGCGATCGCGCGAGTGGCGCTTGCCGCAGCGTCGTGCGCGCGATGCTCCAGGAGGCACACCTTCGCGAGCTGGAGGTTCGTGAACGGGTCGCAGGCATCCATCGCGTAGGCGATCTCCACGTAGCACCGTGCCCGATCAATCCTCCCGATTCGACGCGCGGCAATCGCCGCATTGATGAGGAGGTCGCGGTGCTCCTCCGCATACGCGATGGGGTCGCTCTCCGCGATGCCGTCCTCTGCGTATGCGAGCGCGTCGTGGAACTTTCCGAGTCGGATCGCGATATCCGACTGCGCGAGCGCAATGCTCGGCGTACGCGGCGCGTGCTGCGCTGCGCGCTCGAGGACGGCCTGCGCTTCGTGGAAGCGCCCCTCGTTCCGGAGTGCGAGCGACTGTGCCACCGTTGCTTCGGTTACGTCTGGCCAACGTTCCATGACTCCCTTCCTCCCTGGCGTTCATCGGGTGGACGAACACGTGAATACCGTAGCAGAGGCCCGCAGGGGTGTCAAGGCCGTGCAGGATGTGTGTTCTCCACGGCTTTTCCACGGTTCTGAGCATTGCGCCACCGGTCATCGCGACGTATGCTGGAGACAGTGAACAACTTTCAGCAACAAACACCTATGCCGCCATTTCCCTTTGACGCGATGGATACATCGTTCGATGGTGAGGACTTCGATCCAGCAGAGCTGTTCCCATCGGTATCCCGTGAATCGTTCAATGCCCCGCCGGTATCGCTTGAGCTCGTCCGCCAGAAGCTCCGCGAGCTCGACGAGCACATTCGCAACGTCCTCTCGCTCATGGACCATGAGGTAGCTGCAGCGCCGGCGATGGCCATGGCGGCGGTTGCCGCAGCATCGCGCGAGGTCGTGCCTCCAAAACCTATGGCGCAGGTACGCCCCGTTGATCCGCTGCAGAGCAGCATCGCGAACGCAGACCATGAAGCAGCTCGCATTATCGAGGGTGTCTTCGACGGGCAGCACATGATCGGTCCCGATGGGAAGCAGTACAGTGTGCCCGCGAACTACTCATCGAAGTCCAAGCTCGTCGAGGGCGACATCCTCAAGCTGCGCATCACGCAGCGCGGTGCGTTCGTGTACAAACAGATCGGGCCCATCGCGCGCGAACGTCGCGTGGGGGTCCTTGAGCGTGACGACTTGAGCGGCGAGTTCGTCGTCATCGTGCCGGACGCGGAGGTGGAACGGAGCAGCATCAAGCGTGCGATCCAAGAGCGCAGCGACCTCCCCATTGTCGAGTATAAGCGCTTCCGCATCCTCCGCGCATCCGTCACCTACTACCGTGGAGAGTCCGGCGATGAAGTCGTCGTCCTCGTCCCCAAGGGCGCCCCGAGCACCTGGGCGGCTGTGGAGAACATCATCAAGGGCTAGGTTTTTGCTGCGAGTCCTCGATCATGCCCGTACTCTATCGCAAACACCGTCCGCAGACGTTCGAGGATGTCGTGGGACAGTCGCACGTCACAACGACACTCGTTTCCGCGATCGCCGCGGATCGTGTTGCGCACGCGTACCTCTTCTCCGGTCCGCGCGGCGTGGGGAAAACGACGA
Above is a genomic segment from bacterium containing:
- a CDS encoding type IV secretion system DNA-binding domain-containing protein produces the protein MTTLQLLITLAVLLTLLGVAVAVLFGVRAFMRRHVSLKRAFDLVVFKVLVPKERGEEQPGQESAQHVQESIAQTEAFFTTIAGLRAQRGFRAWLTGRDDVFAFEIVAHRGNVLFFIAAPRAHRGYIAEQLHAQEPDATIEEVQDYNIFHPQGAIVHATLQFKRAGYFPVKTYRKMESDPLDSLTNAMSQIRADEGAAIQFVVRSARASWRSGGVKIAREMQQGKTLAEASGSGFWKLFLDFLSEFFDVLKTKKQDAIERQHQLSPMEQEIVKGLEEKASKAGLDVNLRVIASSETPARAELILNSITQAFAQYNVYEYGNMFTVGKPRSDDTRIRQFVYRQFDDHRRVVLNTEEMASVWHLPLTTTQTPNIAWLGARRAPPPVTMPSEGIVLGDALYRGRSVTVRMKPEDRRRHMYIIGSTGVGKSTLMEEMIKQDIAAGRGVAFIDPHGTAIEEKILPFIPRERADDVILFDPSDVERPVGLNMLEAATPEAVDFAIQEMIAIFYKLVSDPSMIGPMFEHYMRNAMLALMSDPRNQGTIVEIPRILTDEAFQKEKLKTVTDPIVRAFWEKELPQTASQTKGEMLPYLVSKIGRFIENTMVRNIIGQQHSGFDFRDIMDNKKILLINLSKGKVGEMNAKLLGLICVTKLQVAALARADMPEAQRHDFYLYIDEFQNFVTDSIATILAEARKYRLDLIMAHQYVGQLVQNNDTSVRDAIFGNVGTVVSFRIGVDDAETVATQLGPPVTTHDVMNIEKYNAYIRLMIDNSAQRAFNFKTRGGAGGDQKVADAIMQLSRLKYGRDRMLVEQEIMERSRLG